A single genomic interval of Meles meles chromosome 9, mMelMel3.1 paternal haplotype, whole genome shotgun sequence harbors:
- the LOC123951121 gene encoding probable G-protein coupled receptor 148 — protein MNLSSEHCNISDWLRLEATVKASVYTVAFFFATSVTVIIVTIVSQNSKLKKEARYILLCHHLLCVSSYCGLGVVFQGMRALLANSPVLMCWVVFGVQLSVGEGILFTLALMAVNTYLAICWPLKALSFVDSVKYRVLAGSWTIIIFKNVCLFLIEGTSPTQGAVFKSEPLCPVILNGSAARAIGMVFLFLLLSIILVSYSLIYQEGKRAGHFNRSNIKARKTVLIHLVQMGLHVIPTLIFIGLGKMCGLFFFVLNLVLFGVFAFAQCLNPLMYGLWNKELQSRLCRWMCCRLWCGHMMTNRERV, from the coding sequence ATGAACTTGTCTTCTGAGCACTGCAACATATCAGACTGGCTGAGGCTGGAAGCAACGGTGAAGGCCTCTGTGTACACAGTTGCCTTCTTCTTTGCCACATCTGTCACTGTCATCATCGTCACAATAGTGTCACAGAATTCGAAGCTGAAGAAAGAGGCCCGATACATCCTCCTGTGTCACCATCTGCTGTGCGTCTCCTCCTACTGTGGCCTGGGGGTGGTATTccaagggatgagggctctgctGGCCAATAGTCCGGTGCTGATGTGCTGGGTGGTATTTGGGGTCCAGCTAAGTGTTGGAGAAGGGATCCTCTTCACCCTGGCCTTGATGGCTGTCAACACTTACCTGGCCATTTGCTGGCCTTTGAAAGCTCTGTCCTTTGTAGATTCAGTTAAGTATAGGGTTCTGGCTGGGTCTTGGACAATCATTATATTCAAGAATGTTTGCTTATTCCTCATAGAGGGCACTAGCCCCACTCAGGGTGCTGTTTTTAAATCGGAACCCCTTTGCCCTGTGATCTTGAATGGCTCTGCTGCCAGAGCCATTGGCatggttttccttttccttcttctgtccATAATTCTTGTAAGTTACTCTCTGATCTACCAAGAAGGGAAACGGGCTGGCCATTTTAATAGATCAAATATCAAAGCAAGGAAAACAGTCCTTATTCATTTAGTGCAGATGGGTTTACATGTGATACCAACCCTGATATTCATAGGTTTGGGAAAGATGTGtgggttgtttttctttgttttaaatctgGTGCTTTTTGGAGTCTTTGCATTTGCCCAATGTCTTAACCCTCTGATGTATGGGCTCTGGAATAAAGAGCTGCAAAGCAGATTGTGCCGTTGGATGTGCTGTCGGTTGTGGTGTGGTCACATGATGACCAACAGAGAGAGAGTTTAA